Below is a genomic region from Acidimicrobiales bacterium.
CGGTGCTCGAGCGAGGTGCGCCAGATGAGACGGGCGACGTCGAGTACCCGGTCCCGGGCGGTGTCACCGTCGACAGGGGTGCGGGCCATCTGCTCACCGTGGCGCCGGATCACCGCCGTGACGAGGTCGTCCCGGTTGCCGACGTGCCAGTAGATGGTGGTGGTGGCTACCCCCAACTCGCCGGCGAGGCGCCGCATGGTTAGTGCCTCGGCTCCCTCGGCTTCGACGAGTGCCAGAGCCCGGTCCAGGATCTCATCACCTGTAGCCATTGGCCCTCCACATCGTCGGATTCCCTCGTGGGTTCACCCGGGTTGCTCCAGGATGAATTCTCTGCAACAGTGTACAAGAGATCATGTAACGCTGTCCAAGAACGAGATGGCGGTCCACGCACGGGCACGACCCGGGGGAGCACACCATGGAACGGGAAGTCAGCACCGGCGGCGAGCCATACGTCATCGTCTCGTCGGACACTCACGCGGGCCTGCACTGCGAGGAGTACCGGCCCTACCTGGACCCGGCTCTCCACGCCGAGTTCGACGACTACGTCGCCGAGCGGCACGCGCACCGTCGGGTTGCCGAGGAGCTCAACGCCGAGTTCGTCAACCAGTGGGAGGGCGAGAACGAGTGGGGCCTACAGGGGGCCTACGACCCCGAGGTCCGTGATCCCGTACTGGATGCCGACGGCGTGGCCGGCGAGATCATCTTCGCCGACG
It encodes:
- a CDS encoding amidohydrolase family protein; translation: MEREVSTGGEPYVIVSSDTHAGLHCEEYRPYLDPALHAEFDDYVAERHAHRRVAEELNAEFVNQWEGENEWGLQGAYDPEVRDPVLDADGVAGEIIFADGDAVTGQESPPFGAGLAAGQITDPRQAFGGARAHNRWLEEFCATDPVRRAGVALVPVVHDVDEAVREVEALAGKPGIRGVMVPTLWHGHP